The sequence TGTGTGGATATGCATGCAGAATGAGAACCCCCGGCCATTCCAAGCTGACCGAGGGTATTTACGAAGAGCCGGCAGCGGATGTGCGCCGCCGAGAGGTTAGTTCACTTCAACTGCTTCAAAGGTCTTCACCCCGTCGCGCACAATACGGAAAAGCACGGCTTTGTCACTGTTGCGCAGACTCGCGGCAATCTCCTTGAAGCTGGTCACATCGTCCACGGGCTTGCGATCAATTTCGATAATCACATCGCCTTCGCGCAATTTGTCACGGGCAGGACTCTTGTCGTCTATCTCATTAATGATGACGCCGTACGTGCCGTCGAGTTTGAGCGCACGCGCCATGGATTCGTTTATCTGACCGACGTCAATACCGAGCCAGTTGCTCGACGGCTCGGGAGCGGGCTTGCTCTGTCCGAGGAATGAAGCGAGCTGCGCACGGTCACCCAACACGAACTCAAGCGTCTTTGTCTTCCCGTCGCGCAGGACTCGCGCGCGCACAGGTTCTCCCGGCGGAACGTCAGCAACCGTCATGCGGAACTGCTGCACATCCTTGATGGGCACGCCGTTAAAGTCGGTGACAACATCGCCGGGCTCAAGTCCGCCCTTTTCAGCCGGAGTGTTGGGGTCAACACGCTCCACAAACACGCCGTTCTGACTCTCATCCACACCCGTTGCACTGCGCAAATCGGCGGTCAATTCACGCGGCAGCATGCCTAAATAGCCGCGCGCAACTTTACCGTTCGTGCGCAACTGGTCAACGACTTTCATCGCCATGTTAATCGGTATCGCAAAACCGATACCTTGACCGCTGGGATTGATGGCAGTATTTACACCGATCACCTCGCCGTGTATGTTGCAGAGCGGGCCACCGCTGTTGCCGAAATTGATGGACGCATCGGTCTGAATGAAGTCCTGATAGGCCGGACCGCCGCCTTGGATGGCGAGGTTGCTTCGACCGCGCGCAGACACAATCCCTACCGTCAAAGTCCATTCCAAGCCGAGCGGATTTCCCATCGCAATCGCCCAATCGCCTACTCGCAGCTGGTCCGAATT is a genomic window of bacterium containing:
- a CDS encoding Do family serine endopeptidase; its protein translation is MKKLGWIGAGLVLAGAIAGVLFTVNMNHDVTAVAQSDVAPRVNAEYAQYNSMINDHGESPFVAVAERVGPTVVHISSDKVISTSNPMDDFFHDSPLFEFFHRRDGNRPREFHAPSTGSGMIITRDGFILTNNHVIENAEKVTVKTQNGQEYEARIVGVDPETDVAVIKVDHNFEPNEVALIGNSDQLRVGDWAIAMGNPLGLEWTLTVGIVSARGRSNLAIQGGGPAYQDFIQTDASINFGNSGGPLCNIHGEVIGVNTAINPSGQGIGFAIPINMAMKVVDQLRTNGKVARGYLGMLPRELTADLRSATGVDESQNGVFVERVDPNTPAEKGGLEPGDVVTDFNGVPIKDVQQFRMTVADVPPGEPVRARVLRDGKTKTLEFVLGDRAQLASFLGQSKPAPEPSSNWLGIDVGQINESMARALKLDGTYGVIINEIDDKSPARDKLREGDVIIEIDRKPVDDVTSFKEIAASLRNSDKAVLFRIVRDGVKTFEAVEVN